In Sutterella faecalis, a genomic segment contains:
- a CDS encoding alpha/beta hydrolase, which yields MSSPRFLLSRRRLLGGAAVLAALPLTVSLASCATSPKAEIAGVQPLGQTSFAAYATETRAWVNARRKFVSDDTAAELRWNTPSETLPASGAVGTRGILLIHGLGDSPWSFVDQARTYANAGWLVRTVLLPGCGTRPEDMLEPTADDWRRVVREQAEILDRDLKTLHQGEKTEVWLGGFSTGCNLAIEFASRHEWISGLVLFSPAVEVRTHLAFMAPILAPFINWLREPEDSMMGGQTPFRYTIVPVQALAAFVDTMRSAEEALLRKPFERPAVIMMSEHDSVVNTQALLETFPKRFTNPRTRFLWYGDQSTASELSGNDPRVVVRTDYLPDENITSFSHMGLLYSPGNPQYGKEGLNRLCRLGEDRTSTTTCRGIPEKDIHYGAWGDKKRTGVTARLTFNPWFTEQEKEILSVMNG from the coding sequence ATGTCCTCTCCCCGCTTTCTGCTCTCCCGGCGCCGGCTTCTTGGCGGCGCCGCAGTCCTCGCAGCTCTCCCGCTCACGGTCTCGCTCGCTTCGTGCGCGACATCGCCCAAGGCTGAGATTGCGGGCGTCCAGCCCCTCGGCCAAACGTCCTTTGCGGCCTATGCCACAGAAACGCGCGCCTGGGTGAACGCCCGGCGGAAATTCGTGTCCGACGACACGGCGGCGGAGCTTCGGTGGAACACGCCCTCGGAGACGCTTCCCGCATCAGGCGCCGTCGGCACCCGCGGCATTCTTCTCATTCACGGACTCGGCGACTCGCCCTGGAGCTTCGTCGATCAGGCTCGCACTTACGCGAATGCCGGATGGCTCGTGCGGACAGTGCTCCTTCCGGGCTGCGGCACGCGGCCCGAAGACATGCTCGAGCCCACGGCGGACGACTGGCGCCGGGTGGTGCGGGAGCAGGCGGAGATCCTGGACCGCGACCTGAAAACGCTCCATCAGGGAGAGAAAACCGAGGTCTGGCTCGGCGGCTTCTCAACGGGCTGCAATCTCGCGATTGAATTCGCTTCCCGCCATGAATGGATCTCCGGGCTCGTCCTCTTTTCGCCCGCCGTGGAAGTGCGCACGCATCTCGCCTTCATGGCGCCGATTCTCGCGCCCTTCATCAACTGGCTGAGAGAGCCCGAGGATTCGATGATGGGAGGCCAGACGCCATTTCGCTACACAATCGTTCCCGTGCAGGCGCTTGCGGCCTTCGTCGACACGATGCGGAGCGCCGAGGAAGCGCTCCTGAGGAAGCCCTTTGAGCGCCCCGCCGTCATCATGATGAGCGAGCACGATTCGGTCGTGAATACTCAGGCGCTTCTTGAAACGTTCCCGAAGCGCTTCACGAACCCGCGCACGCGCTTTCTCTGGTACGGGGATCAATCGACCGCGTCGGAGCTCTCCGGCAATGACCCGCGGGTCGTCGTGAGGACCGACTATCTTCCGGACGAAAACATCACGAGCTTCTCGCACATGGGGCTTCTCTATTCGCCCGGAAATCCTCAGTACGGGAAAGAAGGCTTGAACCGCCTCTGCCGGTTGGGAGAAGACCGTACCTCCACCACCACCTGCCGCGGGATCCCCGAAAAGGACATCCATTACGGCGCCTGGGGCGACAAGAAGCGTACCGGAGTGACTGCTCGCCTGACGTTCAACCCCTGGTTTACGGAACAGGAGAAAGAGATCCTCTCCGTGATGAATGGATGA
- the pflB gene encoding formate C-acetyltransferase: protein MTEAWRTFTGTHWKRDINVRDFIQNNYTPYSGGSDFLAGPTEATQKLWGRLSELQKEERAKGGVLDMETEIVSSITAYPAAYIDPALKDLEKVVGIQTDKPLKRAFMPYGGIRMAQEACRTYGYEPNAKFDQIFNEYRKTHNQGVYDAYTPEMRAARKNKIITGLPDTYGRGRIVGDYRRVALYGIDHLIAEKKRDLKNCGCGMMSDEVIRQREEISEQIRALMAMKELAKSYGFDISKPAVNAREAVQWLYFGYLAAIRTQNGAAMSVGRISTFLDIYLERDLKEGTLTESEAQELIDHLVMKFRMVKFARIPEYNQLFSGDPVWATLEMAGIGMDGRPMVTKTDFRFLHTLENMDPAPEPNLTVLYTKALPEAFRRYAAKISCLTSSVQYENDDVMRPVWGDDYSICCCVSATETGKEMQFFGARANLAKCMLYAINGGVDEKSGAQVGPAYRPITSEFLDYDEVMARFDPMMEWLAGIYVNTLNLIHYMHDKYFYEAAELALIDTDVRRTFATGIAGFSHVVDSLCAIKYAKVKPIRNDKGVAVDFEVEGDFPHYGNDDERADELAVWLLRTFIEKVRHYPTYRHSEPTTSILTITSNVVYGKATGSLPDGRKAGEPLSPGANPSYGAEKNGLLASLNSVAKLPYEYALDGISNTQTISPDALGHSLDERAENLVSVMDGYFAQGAHHLNVNVFGTDKLIDAMEHPEKPEYANFTIRVSGYAVKFIDLTREQQLDVIARTCHRKM from the coding sequence ATGACTGAAGCCTGGCGCACCTTTACGGGAACGCACTGGAAGCGCGACATAAACGTCCGCGACTTCATTCAGAACAACTACACCCCGTATTCGGGCGGTAGCGACTTCCTCGCCGGCCCCACTGAAGCGACGCAAAAGCTCTGGGGACGCCTCTCCGAACTCCAGAAGGAAGAACGCGCCAAGGGCGGCGTCCTCGACATGGAGACCGAAATCGTCTCCTCGATTACTGCCTATCCTGCCGCCTACATTGATCCGGCTTTGAAGGATCTCGAGAAGGTGGTGGGCATCCAGACCGACAAGCCCCTGAAGCGCGCCTTCATGCCCTACGGCGGCATCCGCATGGCCCAGGAAGCCTGCCGCACCTACGGGTACGAACCCAATGCGAAGTTCGATCAGATCTTCAACGAATACCGCAAGACGCACAACCAGGGCGTCTACGACGCCTACACGCCCGAAATGCGTGCGGCGCGCAAGAATAAGATCATCACGGGTCTTCCCGACACCTACGGGCGCGGCCGCATCGTGGGCGACTACCGCCGCGTTGCGCTCTACGGCATCGATCATCTGATCGCTGAAAAGAAGCGCGATCTCAAAAACTGCGGCTGCGGAATGATGAGCGACGAAGTCATCCGCCAGCGCGAGGAGATCAGCGAACAGATCCGCGCCCTCATGGCGATGAAGGAGCTCGCAAAGAGCTACGGCTTTGATATTTCGAAGCCTGCAGTGAATGCCCGCGAAGCCGTGCAGTGGCTTTACTTCGGCTACCTCGCCGCCATCCGCACGCAGAACGGCGCCGCGATGTCGGTGGGCCGCATTTCGACCTTCCTCGACATCTACCTCGAGCGCGACCTGAAGGAAGGAACGCTCACGGAAAGCGAAGCCCAGGAACTCATCGACCATCTCGTCATGAAGTTCCGCATGGTGAAGTTCGCCCGCATTCCGGAATACAACCAGCTCTTCTCGGGCGACCCGGTCTGGGCGACGCTTGAGATGGCCGGCATCGGCATGGACGGCCGCCCGATGGTGACGAAGACGGACTTCCGCTTCCTCCATACGCTCGAAAACATGGATCCGGCGCCCGAACCCAACCTGACGGTCCTCTACACGAAGGCGCTTCCTGAGGCCTTCCGCCGCTATGCCGCGAAGATCTCGTGCCTCACTTCGAGCGTCCAGTATGAAAACGACGACGTCATGCGTCCGGTCTGGGGCGACGACTACTCGATCTGCTGTTGCGTCTCGGCGACCGAAACCGGCAAGGAAATGCAGTTCTTCGGCGCCCGCGCGAACCTCGCCAAGTGCATGCTCTACGCCATCAACGGCGGCGTTGATGAGAAGTCGGGCGCTCAGGTGGGTCCGGCCTATCGTCCGATCACGTCGGAATTCCTCGATTACGACGAAGTCATGGCGCGCTTCGACCCCATGATGGAGTGGCTTGCCGGCATTTACGTGAATACGCTCAACCTCATTCACTACATGCACGACAAGTACTTCTATGAAGCCGCCGAGCTCGCGCTCATCGATACCGACGTCCGCCGCACGTTCGCGACGGGCATTGCCGGCTTCTCGCACGTCGTCGACTCCCTCTGCGCCATCAAGTACGCGAAGGTGAAGCCCATCCGCAACGACAAGGGCGTGGCGGTCGACTTCGAGGTCGAGGGCGACTTCCCGCACTACGGCAACGACGACGAGCGCGCGGACGAATTGGCCGTGTGGCTTCTCAGAACCTTCATTGAAAAGGTCCGCCACTACCCGACCTACCGTCATTCCGAACCCACGACCTCGATTCTCACGATCACGTCGAACGTGGTCTACGGGAAGGCGACGGGGTCGCTTCCCGACGGCAGAAAGGCGGGCGAACCGCTCTCGCCCGGCGCGAACCCGAGCTACGGCGCGGAAAAGAACGGCCTTCTCGCGTCCCTCAACTCCGTCGCGAAGCTTCCCTACGAGTACGCGCTCGACGGCATCTCCAACACCCAGACGATCAGTCCCGACGCGCTCGGCCATTCGCTCGACGAACGCGCCGAAAACTTGGTCTCCGTGATGGACGGCTACTTCGCCCAGGGCGCGCACCATCTGAACGTCAATGTCTTCGGCACCGACAAGCTGATCGACGCGATGGAGCATCCCGAGAAGCCCGAATACGCGAACTTCACGATCCGCGTCTCGGGCTACGCGGTGAAGTTCATCGACCTCACTCGCGAGCAGCAGCTCGACGTCATTGCGCGCACCTGCCACCGGAAGATGTAA
- the pflA gene encoding pyruvate formate-lyase-activating protein, producing MTTGRIHSYETFGSVDGPGVRFVVFVQGCRMRCVYCHNPDTWRIQTGEIVTPDEVLERALRYRPYWGEKGGITVSGGEPLLQIEFVTELFEKAKRAGVSTTIDTSGLPFTRESENLARFERLMAVTDLVLLDIKHIRPDAHKKLTGFTNETILDFARYLSDKEKPVWIRHVLVPEWTDEDEALEALSGFIKTLKNVRRVEVLPFHSFAEPKWEALGIPCRTKGLPPPSRERILNAERILGCGSAEI from the coding sequence ATGACCACCGGCCGCATTCATTCTTACGAGACATTCGGATCCGTCGACGGACCCGGCGTACGGTTCGTCGTCTTCGTGCAGGGCTGCCGCATGCGCTGCGTCTACTGCCACAATCCGGATACCTGGCGCATTCAGACGGGGGAAATCGTCACGCCCGACGAAGTCCTCGAGCGGGCGCTCCGCTACCGTCCCTACTGGGGCGAAAAGGGCGGCATCACCGTGAGCGGCGGGGAGCCGCTCCTGCAGATTGAATTCGTGACGGAGCTTTTTGAAAAAGCAAAGCGTGCGGGCGTATCGACCACGATCGACACGAGCGGACTTCCCTTTACGCGCGAATCCGAAAATCTTGCGAGGTTCGAGCGCCTGATGGCCGTCACCGACCTCGTGCTCCTCGACATCAAGCACATCCGCCCCGACGCTCACAAGAAGCTCACGGGCTTCACAAACGAAACGATTCTCGACTTCGCGCGCTATCTCTCGGATAAGGAGAAGCCCGTCTGGATCCGGCACGTCCTCGTGCCCGAATGGACGGATGAGGATGAGGCCCTGGAAGCGCTCTCCGGCTTCATCAAGACGCTCAAGAACGTCCGTCGCGTCGAGGTTCTCCCCTTTCACAGCTTTGCAGAACCCAAGTGGGAGGCGCTCGGCATTCCCTGCCGCACGAAGGGCCTCCCGCCGCCTTCAAGGGAACGCATCCTCAATGCCGAGCGCATTCTCGGATGCGGGTCCGCGGAGATTTAG